The following are encoded in a window of Salinibacter ruber DSM 13855 genomic DNA:
- a CDS encoding PAS domain-containing protein, whose product MISPAVQNLNDDEALRRSTVLERVSEGVVALDTNLRYTYVNDRAEQILDADRAQLIGRHVWDAFPESEETAAEDALDLALATQEQQSFERYDPGLDRWFEVRVYPDESGLSLYFTDITDRKASEEELAQKNRQLSALIENTAQAVYVKDRAGRYQFVNEAAADLVGLPPEEAVGKRAEDLFDAESAAEIRRIDEQILADGTADSYEATRFIDGTKHVFLENRYPHRDEDGAIVGIVGISREITERKRREKTLEGSRQRLKSLFENLPDSVVIHDAEGHILDVNEQTVDELGYTYRELRSMNVADFEVGLSQEELRETWRTMEVGDRAKKSGRHRRKDGSSFPIEVWVDKTEIGGEKRFIALTRDVTEQLQKERKLKALTEEYHALLENAEDAIFFLDVEEEESGTEFRFERLNPYHEAATGLDSESVRGKTPREVLGPDLGAELEANYHRCVEAGAPISYQEELDMPAGPRIWQTKLAPVVVDGTVTRIVGIARDVTAQVHREEKLRRKNERLDEFAGIVAHDLRNPLNVAQMRTTLSVEDPDYEELHRRKVHEALDRMEDIISDTLVLARRGNEAESLEPVSVTDIADQCWDMVETNAASLIVDDACTIEGDPDRLRHVFENLFRNAVEHSEGDVTVRVGRADDAVLYVEDDGPGVPPARRETAFKPGETSREQGTGFGLSIVKRIAEAHGWGVRLTESPDGGARFEFTGVEIRS is encoded by the coding sequence ATGATCTCCCCCGCCGTGCAGAACCTTAACGACGACGAGGCGCTGCGACGAAGCACCGTTCTTGAGCGCGTGAGCGAAGGCGTCGTGGCCCTCGACACGAACCTCCGGTACACCTACGTCAACGACCGGGCCGAGCAGATCCTAGATGCCGACCGGGCGCAGTTGATCGGCCGGCACGTGTGGGACGCCTTCCCGGAGTCGGAGGAAACCGCCGCGGAGGACGCCCTCGACCTGGCGCTGGCGACCCAGGAGCAGCAGTCCTTCGAGCGGTACGACCCGGGCCTGGACCGCTGGTTCGAGGTCCGCGTCTATCCCGACGAGAGCGGACTGTCGCTCTACTTCACCGACATCACGGACCGCAAGGCCTCGGAGGAAGAGCTCGCGCAGAAAAATCGCCAGCTCAGCGCGCTCATCGAAAATACCGCCCAGGCCGTGTACGTCAAGGACCGGGCGGGCCGCTACCAGTTCGTGAACGAGGCGGCCGCCGACCTTGTCGGGCTCCCCCCCGAGGAGGCCGTCGGAAAGCGCGCCGAAGACCTGTTCGATGCCGAGAGTGCCGCCGAAATCCGCCGGATCGACGAGCAGATTCTCGCGGACGGGACCGCGGACTCCTACGAGGCCACCCGGTTCATCGACGGCACGAAGCACGTCTTTCTGGAGAACCGGTATCCGCACCGCGACGAGGACGGCGCCATCGTGGGCATTGTCGGCATCAGCCGGGAGATCACCGAGCGGAAGCGACGTGAGAAGACCCTCGAGGGCAGTCGCCAGCGCCTGAAGTCGCTGTTCGAGAATCTTCCCGACTCCGTCGTGATCCACGACGCGGAGGGACACATCCTGGACGTCAACGAGCAGACCGTCGACGAACTTGGCTACACGTACCGGGAGCTGCGGTCCATGAACGTGGCGGACTTCGAGGTCGGCCTGTCTCAGGAGGAGCTGCGCGAGACCTGGAGGACCATGGAGGTCGGCGACCGGGCCAAGAAAAGCGGCCGCCACCGCCGCAAGGATGGCTCCTCGTTTCCGATCGAGGTGTGGGTGGACAAGACGGAGATCGGCGGCGAGAAGCGCTTTATCGCCCTCACCCGCGACGTGACGGAGCAGCTCCAGAAGGAACGCAAACTCAAGGCGCTCACCGAGGAGTACCACGCGCTCCTGGAGAACGCCGAGGACGCCATCTTCTTCCTCGACGTAGAGGAGGAGGAGTCGGGCACGGAATTTCGCTTCGAGCGGCTCAACCCGTACCACGAGGCCGCGACGGGACTGGACTCGGAATCCGTCCGGGGCAAGACGCCCCGGGAGGTTCTCGGCCCGGACCTCGGCGCCGAGCTCGAGGCGAACTACCACCGCTGCGTGGAGGCCGGGGCGCCCATCTCCTACCAGGAGGAGCTCGACATGCCCGCGGGGCCGCGCATCTGGCAGACCAAGCTCGCGCCGGTCGTCGTCGACGGCACAGTGACCCGCATCGTCGGCATTGCCCGCGACGTCACCGCCCAGGTGCACCGCGAAGAAAAGCTCCGCCGCAAGAACGAGCGCCTCGACGAATTTGCGGGCATCGTGGCCCACGACCTCCGCAACCCGCTCAACGTCGCGCAGATGCGCACCACGCTGTCCGTCGAGGATCCTGATTATGAGGAGCTCCACCGCAGGAAGGTGCACGAGGCCCTCGACCGGATGGAGGACATCATCTCCGATACTTTGGTTCTCGCCCGGCGCGGCAACGAGGCCGAATCCCTCGAGCCCGTTTCGGTGACGGACATCGCGGACCAGTGCTGGGACATGGTCGAGACCAACGCGGCGTCCCTGATCGTCGACGACGCGTGCACGATCGAGGGCGACCCGGACCGCCTCCGGCACGTCTTCGAGAACCTCTTCCGCAACGCCGTCGAGCACAGCGAGGGCGACGTCACGGTGCGGGTCGGGCGTGCCGACGACGCCGTCCTGTACGTGGAGGACGACGGGCCCGGCGTTCCGCCTGCCCGGCGCGAGACGGCGTTCAAGCCCGGGGAAACCTCGCGGGAACAGGGGACCGGCTTCGGGCTCTCGATCGTGAAGCGCATCGCCGAGGCACACGGCTGGGGCGTCCGCCTCACGGAGTCTCCCGATGGCGGGGCCCGGTTCGAATTTACCGGGGTCGAAATTCGCTCGTAG
- a CDS encoding PAS domain S-box protein, with amino-acid sequence MPTGPPDSNLSSSSSKYARIDPRRLQALRRYDVIDTPPEETFDRIADLAAALLDVPIGLVTFVGDQKQWHKACIGLDAQGLGLDASFCVHTLDEGQRLVVEDATEDERFDDNPLVTEDPHVRFYAGAPMITPDGHVLGTVCVLDTEPRAPSERQLTGLDDLAQMGVDQLERRRRQKISAVEQGGAESDETRLNELLASLDDAVWEVRIHPTGSSEAEPVRHELAYVNSSEEHIFGRPTDAFVRDPMLWRSAAHPKDQPELPTARDLLEHGRWRGEYRVLRPDGTARWVETAVQVIGRPPFSSQDERALDAPVKLAGITQDIHQRKQAEASVQEKSAALAEEKTRLRVALGAADAGVFEWSIPDDRRVWDERTQALFGVDAAPQTTGALLGHVHPDDRGHLQDTMARVLGTPDKETCQVRYRIRRPDREDRHVQARARILRDEDGDAERLIGTYQDVTERRRRRQKLRRRERQFEAVFQDPNLLTGLLDLDGTLRRVNDTALSFINAGREEVVGQSFWETPWWDHDSALQADLQEWIQRAAGGEYVSYQYQHVDADGLEYTIRGTIRPVTDRDGAVTALIASGRDVTAREDQRRELEVLHQAVEDSTEGMAVLAGDEYVYVDQTHADMYGFDDKEQLLGNTWRMLYGEDEIERLEKTVFPVLEEEGHWQGLVTGQRPDGSTFPAALSLTVTEAGRLVCTVRNMTDRRNRNRKRQLLLTASETGIAEWDLQAGQIRWDGMLRNIFGRAPESTDDFFALIHPEDRSRVRDGFDSVVDSASSWNGEFRIEDGDGRTRWIETLVIPIFEDGEVGRLLASGTDVTERKERQRKLDLALAGTDTGVLEWNLQTGEMQWDETLQDLFGHDPQTFEAFTEIVHPNDLPDVEAALENMTSTGESWEGDFWLFHPEEGVARMSLRATPVHEKGEAVRVLGIATDVTAQWERQRDLATSRERYQTLLQANPDPVLVADAETGKIVEANAAATGLLGRPREEIIGAHQTDLHPSGRAEAYASLFRRSLDEDGPMRALPDGTQIEVVTDEGTTVPVEVNATTVDLPDGRVVYGVFRDVSERKAMQKRLTRRERRFRMMFEGHSAPMLLIDEETGAIEQANAAAVEFYGYERDILMSMSIQDINQLPAEEVARERREAAEDGDEFLFEHELASGAVRTVRVLSAPIPNLDRAGTLLFSVIHDVTQREEHRQDLADQKAFLDQVLDTIDDVFYLLDEQGDLLFWNRRVNEVTGYTDAELEAMTALDLFEGDDAARIRDAIEESAAGQAVRVEAPLVTKDGRRVPHEFVGDAFDAPTRGRVLCGIGRDVTQQKERRRALRRANQRFEQLAETVPNAFYIVTPDYSELLYANSAVETLYGVDRDTLRDNPSAWTRHVHPADLAALRSDIEAQNADEPRWPQHQEFRVLHPTRGRRWLTARIDAIYDDEGALQRLAGVTTDVTDQKVREQRLRTLYRVTRDLLDVSTKAGAASTVTDALGDTLGLQEAAVYLRDGDVLVRAGTIDSEVVGSMPRVEQGHTPLWAALSTGDTHAYSDPSTIDDGVDRSGLEGCAYVPLGQRGVLAVGAAAQNRLDDDELRLLEVVAQSFQDTLDALDQERDLIERERRYRTLAENIPNGAVFLFDEGLTYTLAAGELLGTYELGESDLLGAQAGTVLVGIEGGRHPIVDRFEAALEGEQTDRRIGVGGRTLRVHVVPLQGDTNAKGLMLAQDITENVRKERELMSAKKAAEEANRMKSSLLANMSHEIRTPLTSILGFAEMIEEEIGSLEPPAEAGDLKPLGEFAGLIQKSGQRLMDTLTGVLNLSRLEAGEMDLAAEPVDLSEQAREVAGELRPQAEAEGLRLQVQAGGEPIWAQADGGGVQIVLRNLVSNAIKYTDDGEIRLRVYRENGSAMIEVEDSGIGMDPEKIEDLFKPFRQASEGMAREYEGTGLGLAVTREAVEQMDGSIEVETEKGKGTTIRVQLPKEESRETGNGDVDDAEC; translated from the coding sequence ATGCCCACTGGTCCCCCTGATTCGAATCTCTCCTCCTCAAGCAGCAAATACGCACGAATAGATCCCCGCCGCCTCCAGGCCCTACGCCGGTACGACGTCATCGACACCCCCCCGGAGGAGACGTTCGACCGCATTGCGGACCTCGCGGCGGCCCTACTGGACGTTCCCATTGGGCTCGTCACTTTCGTCGGCGACCAGAAACAGTGGCACAAGGCCTGCATCGGGCTCGACGCGCAGGGGCTTGGGCTCGATGCCTCCTTCTGCGTGCACACCCTCGACGAGGGCCAGCGGCTCGTGGTGGAGGACGCGACCGAGGACGAGCGGTTCGACGATAATCCGCTCGTTACGGAGGATCCCCACGTCCGCTTCTACGCCGGCGCCCCCATGATCACCCCGGACGGCCACGTGCTGGGGACCGTCTGCGTGCTGGATACCGAGCCGCGCGCGCCCTCGGAGCGACAACTCACAGGACTGGACGATCTGGCGCAGATGGGGGTCGATCAGTTAGAGCGGCGCCGCCGACAGAAAATCAGCGCGGTCGAACAGGGGGGCGCCGAGTCGGACGAGACGCGACTCAATGAGCTGCTTGCGTCCCTCGACGACGCGGTCTGGGAAGTGCGGATTCATCCTACCGGCTCGAGCGAGGCCGAGCCCGTCCGGCATGAACTGGCCTACGTGAACAGCTCGGAAGAGCACATTTTCGGCCGCCCCACCGACGCGTTTGTCCGAGACCCGATGCTCTGGCGGTCGGCGGCGCACCCGAAGGATCAGCCCGAGCTTCCAACCGCCCGTGACCTGCTTGAGCACGGGCGCTGGCGCGGGGAGTACCGCGTTCTTCGACCGGACGGAACCGCCCGGTGGGTCGAAACCGCCGTACAGGTTATCGGGCGCCCCCCGTTTTCCTCGCAGGACGAAAGGGCATTGGATGCCCCCGTGAAGCTGGCCGGCATCACCCAGGACATTCACCAGCGCAAGCAGGCAGAAGCCTCCGTACAGGAGAAAAGTGCGGCCCTTGCCGAGGAGAAGACGCGCCTCCGGGTGGCCCTCGGCGCCGCCGACGCCGGCGTGTTCGAGTGGTCCATTCCGGACGACCGGCGCGTGTGGGACGAGCGCACGCAGGCCCTTTTTGGGGTCGATGCGGCCCCGCAGACAACCGGAGCACTCCTCGGGCACGTCCACCCAGACGACCGGGGACATCTCCAGGACACAATGGCCCGCGTCCTGGGGACCCCCGACAAAGAGACCTGCCAGGTCCGATACCGAATTCGCCGGCCCGACAGAGAAGACCGACATGTGCAGGCCCGTGCACGCATCCTGCGGGACGAAGACGGCGACGCGGAGCGACTGATCGGAACCTACCAGGACGTGACCGAGAGGCGGCGACGGAGACAGAAACTGCGCCGCCGTGAGCGCCAGTTCGAAGCGGTCTTTCAGGATCCGAACCTCCTGACCGGCCTCCTCGACCTGGACGGGACGCTCCGCAGGGTGAACGACACGGCCCTTTCTTTCATCAACGCAGGCCGGGAAGAGGTGGTGGGGCAATCCTTCTGGGAGACGCCCTGGTGGGACCACGATTCTGCCCTCCAGGCGGACCTTCAAGAATGGATTCAGCGGGCGGCCGGCGGAGAGTACGTGTCGTACCAGTACCAGCACGTAGACGCCGACGGGCTCGAGTATACAATTCGGGGCACTATCCGTCCCGTCACGGACAGGGACGGTGCGGTCACGGCCCTCATCGCTTCGGGCCGCGACGTTACCGCTCGGGAGGACCAGCGGCGCGAGCTGGAGGTCCTCCATCAGGCCGTCGAGGATTCTACGGAGGGCATGGCCGTGCTGGCCGGCGACGAGTACGTGTACGTGGACCAGACCCACGCCGACATGTACGGCTTCGACGACAAGGAGCAGCTCCTGGGCAACACCTGGCGGATGCTCTATGGGGAGGACGAGATCGAGCGCCTCGAAAAAACGGTGTTTCCCGTGCTCGAGGAGGAGGGGCACTGGCAGGGCCTCGTGACGGGGCAGCGCCCGGACGGCAGTACATTCCCGGCGGCGCTGTCCCTCACCGTTACGGAGGCAGGGCGGCTCGTGTGTACCGTGCGGAACATGACCGATCGCCGGAATCGGAACCGGAAACGCCAACTGCTCCTCACCGCGAGCGAAACCGGCATCGCCGAGTGGGACCTGCAGGCCGGCCAGATCCGGTGGGACGGCATGCTTCGCAACATTTTTGGACGCGCACCGGAAAGCACAGACGACTTCTTTGCCCTGATCCATCCGGAGGACCGCTCGCGGGTGCGGGACGGGTTCGACTCCGTCGTCGACAGCGCATCCTCCTGGAACGGAGAGTTTCGAATCGAGGACGGGGACGGGCGCACCCGCTGGATCGAGACTTTGGTAATTCCCATCTTTGAGGACGGCGAGGTGGGCCGCCTCCTCGCGTCGGGGACCGACGTGACCGAGCGAAAAGAGCGCCAACGGAAGCTCGACTTGGCGCTTGCGGGGACCGACACGGGGGTCCTCGAGTGGAACCTACAGACCGGCGAGATGCAGTGGGACGAGACCCTCCAGGATCTATTCGGGCACGACCCACAGACGTTCGAGGCCTTTACCGAAATCGTTCATCCCAATGATCTGCCCGATGTGGAGGCGGCCCTGGAGAACATGACCAGCACCGGCGAATCGTGGGAAGGAGACTTTTGGCTGTTCCACCCCGAGGAAGGGGTTGCTCGAATGAGCCTCCGGGCGACGCCGGTCCACGAGAAAGGGGAGGCCGTCCGCGTCTTGGGCATCGCCACCGACGTGACGGCCCAGTGGGAACGCCAGCGTGATCTCGCGACCAGCCGGGAGCGCTACCAGACCCTCCTCCAGGCAAACCCCGATCCCGTCCTGGTTGCCGACGCGGAGACCGGCAAGATTGTGGAGGCCAACGCGGCCGCCACAGGCCTGCTCGGGCGTCCCCGCGAGGAGATCATCGGGGCCCACCAGACTGACCTCCACCCCTCGGGCCGGGCCGAGGCGTACGCGTCTCTGTTTCGGCGGAGCCTCGACGAAGACGGCCCGATGCGGGCCCTCCCGGACGGGACCCAGATTGAAGTCGTCACCGACGAGGGCACTACCGTCCCCGTTGAAGTCAACGCCACCACCGTAGATCTCCCCGACGGGCGCGTGGTCTACGGGGTCTTCCGGGACGTCTCCGAACGAAAGGCCATGCAAAAGCGCCTCACCCGCCGGGAGCGCCGGTTCCGAATGATGTTCGAGGGCCACAGCGCCCCGATGCTGCTCATCGACGAGGAGACAGGCGCAATTGAGCAGGCCAACGCGGCGGCCGTTGAGTTCTACGGATACGAGCGGGACATCCTGATGTCCATGTCGATCCAGGACATCAATCAACTTCCGGCGGAGGAGGTGGCGCGGGAGCGCCGTGAAGCGGCGGAGGACGGCGACGAGTTCCTGTTCGAGCACGAGCTCGCGTCCGGGGCGGTCCGAACGGTGCGGGTCCTCTCGGCCCCAATCCCGAACCTGGACCGGGCCGGGACGCTTCTCTTCTCGGTCATCCACGACGTCACCCAGCGCGAGGAACACCGACAGGACCTGGCCGACCAGAAGGCGTTCCTGGACCAGGTCCTTGACACGATTGACGACGTGTTTTACCTGCTCGACGAGCAGGGAGATCTCCTGTTCTGGAACCGCCGCGTCAATGAGGTCACCGGCTACACGGACGCGGAGCTTGAGGCCATGACGGCCCTCGATCTCTTCGAGGGAGACGATGCAGCGCGCATCCGAGACGCCATCGAGGAGAGCGCCGCGGGTCAGGCTGTTCGAGTAGAAGCCCCCCTGGTCACCAAGGACGGGCGTCGGGTGCCCCACGAGTTTGTGGGGGACGCCTTCGACGCCCCGACACGGGGCCGCGTCTTGTGCGGGATCGGGCGCGACGTGACCCAGCAGAAGGAGCGACGCCGGGCCCTTCGGCGTGCCAACCAGCGGTTCGAGCAGCTCGCGGAGACGGTGCCGAACGCGTTTTATATCGTTACGCCCGATTACTCAGAGCTCCTTTACGCCAACAGTGCGGTCGAAACGCTGTACGGCGTGGACCGGGACACGCTGCGCGACAACCCGAGTGCCTGGACCCGCCACGTCCATCCCGCGGACCTCGCGGCCCTTCGCTCCGACATCGAGGCCCAGAACGCCGACGAACCACGCTGGCCGCAGCACCAAGAGTTCCGCGTGCTGCATCCCACGCGGGGCCGCCGGTGGCTCACGGCACGGATCGATGCCATCTACGACGACGAAGGGGCTCTTCAGCGGCTCGCCGGCGTGACTACCGACGTGACCGACCAGAAAGTGCGGGAGCAGCGCCTTCGCACCCTCTACCGCGTGACGCGGGACCTTCTCGACGTGAGCACGAAAGCCGGCGCCGCGTCGACTGTCACCGATGCCCTCGGCGACACCCTCGGCCTCCAGGAGGCCGCCGTGTACCTGCGCGACGGCGACGTGCTGGTGCGGGCCGGCACCATCGACAGTGAGGTGGTCGGGTCGATGCCCCGGGTCGAGCAGGGACACACCCCGCTCTGGGCCGCCCTCAGCACGGGCGACACCCATGCGTACTCCGATCCCAGCACCATCGACGACGGCGTAGACCGGTCGGGCCTCGAAGGCTGCGCGTACGTCCCGCTGGGGCAGCGCGGTGTGCTCGCAGTAGGCGCCGCTGCCCAAAACCGGCTCGACGACGATGAACTCCGTCTTCTAGAGGTCGTCGCCCAGAGCTTTCAGGACACCCTAGATGCGCTGGACCAGGAGCGTGATTTGATCGAGCGTGAGCGCCGCTACCGGACCCTCGCCGAGAATATTCCGAACGGGGCGGTGTTCCTCTTCGACGAGGGCCTCACCTATACGCTGGCGGCCGGGGAACTGCTCGGCACGTACGAGCTGGGAGAGTCCGACCTGCTCGGGGCACAGGCCGGAACCGTCCTCGTCGGCATCGAGGGGGGGCGGCACCCCATTGTGGACCGCTTCGAGGCGGCCCTGGAGGGGGAGCAGACGGACCGCCGGATTGGGGTGGGCGGCCGCACGCTGCGCGTCCACGTCGTGCCCCTCCAGGGCGACACCAATGCAAAGGGCCTGATGCTGGCGCAGGACATTACGGAGAACGTCCGCAAGGAGCGCGAGCTTATGAGCGCCAAGAAAGCCGCCGAGGAGGCCAACCGGATGAAGTCGTCCCTTCTCGCGAACATGAGCCACGAAATCCGCACACCGCTGACGTCGATCCTGGGGTTTGCGGAGATGATTGAGGAGGAGATCGGGAGCCTGGAGCCTCCGGCCGAGGCAGGCGACCTGAAGCCCCTCGGGGAGTTTGCGGGCCTGATTCAGAAGAGTGGCCAGCGGCTGATGGATACGCTCACCGGCGTGCTCAACCTCTCGCGGCTGGAGGCCGGGGAAATGGACCTGGCGGCCGAGCCGGTGGACCTGTCCGAGCAGGCCCGTGAGGTCGCCGGCGAGCTTCGGCCTCAGGCCGAGGCGGAAGGGCTGCGCCTGCAGGTCCAGGCCGGAGGCGAGCCAATCTGGGCGCAGGCCGACGGCGGCGGCGTGCAGATCGTGCTCCGCAATCTGGT
- a CDS encoding efflux RND transporter permease subunit: MNRAIDWFARNGVAANLLMLLLLLGGGAAAFTTVQEVFPEFSLDSVQIQVTYPGGSPEEVEQSIVRRIEDRIEGVEGIDRILGTATENSGVVTAELKRGTDLSRARTDIKSEVDRITAFPEEAEQPIVTEVTNRQQALQIALYGDASERTLKELAQRVKDDLTRNPQISFVRIGGVRDYEISVEASREALRKYGMRLAEVSRIVREGSLDLPGGSVETDEEEIVIRTEGQNYTKEDFEDIVALTRDDGTKVRLGEVASIQDGFAENSDLITRFNGEPAAILNVFRTGQEQVLDIEETVKTYLDDDLQASLPAGVQAAIWQNQAESLRSRLNLLIENGILGLFLVVLTLTLFLAPRLAFWTSVGIFLSFTGTFILMQYLDVSINLLSLFGFILSIGIVVDDAIVVGENVYAEQEGTGDPLEASIRGTQRVGIPVIFAVLTTVAAFSPLLFIGGTIGKFLGDIPTIVIIVLLLSLVEVLLILPYHLSERPDQEPGTPTLPIRTLNRVRRWVAAQLWAFVRGPLTTALRFATRHYGVTLVAGVSLLFISFSFASNGYIGFSFFPSVQGKLVTAQLEMPVGTTPEATERMTARLQETGYEAIEALEAKAGQDLVENVYVAVGRQPQANSDPGAGGFTATQANVAEVSFEMIDPEERDITSAQFEERWRAETGRVPSARSLSFTANVVSVGKPVSVELSAPTPDKLDRTVAAVQDSLARFGGVFDIKSDQEQGKRELELSMKPGARTLGLSLNDLAGQVRAAFFGLESYRLQRGQNEVRVYTRLPDDQRNSIEDLSDYRIRTAAGAQVPLEEVADVSFGYSPSQINRQDGRRVVTVTADVDPGVTTGNAVKASLQSSVLPNIQRAIPGATFTFGGQQRQQRKAQSALVIGFLLALFAIYALLAIPFRSYLQPLVIMSTIPFGWIGALLGHLMLDIQLGLLSIYGIVGLSGVIVNDALVMLDFANEERAEGRDWPDALVRAGQMRFRPILLTSLTTFLGLFPIIVEQSVQAQFLIPMAVSLGVGIVFGTAVLMMIVPSIAMFQDRAVGWVQTRLLGYDEPVKHFGPYEERHAGDPSA; the protein is encoded by the coding sequence ATGAACAGAGCAATCGACTGGTTCGCCCGCAACGGCGTAGCGGCCAACCTGCTGATGCTTCTGCTCCTTCTGGGGGGCGGCGCGGCGGCCTTCACCACCGTGCAGGAGGTCTTCCCCGAGTTTAGTCTCGACTCGGTGCAGATCCAGGTCACCTACCCCGGCGGCTCGCCCGAAGAGGTGGAGCAGTCCATCGTCCGCCGCATCGAGGACCGCATCGAGGGCGTCGAGGGCATCGACCGCATTCTGGGGACCGCCACCGAGAACAGCGGCGTGGTGACCGCCGAGCTGAAGCGCGGCACCGACCTCTCCCGGGCCCGCACCGACATCAAGTCGGAGGTGGACCGCATCACCGCGTTTCCGGAGGAGGCCGAGCAGCCGATCGTCACGGAGGTCACCAACCGGCAGCAGGCGCTCCAGATTGCCCTCTATGGCGACGCGAGCGAGCGCACCCTGAAGGAGCTCGCCCAGCGCGTGAAGGACGACCTGACGCGCAACCCGCAGATCTCCTTCGTGCGCATTGGGGGCGTGCGGGACTACGAGATTTCCGTGGAGGCCTCCCGCGAGGCGCTTCGCAAGTACGGCATGCGCCTCGCGGAGGTCTCGCGGATCGTGCGGGAGGGGAGCCTCGACCTGCCGGGCGGAAGCGTAGAGACGGACGAGGAGGAGATCGTCATCCGGACGGAGGGCCAGAACTACACGAAGGAGGACTTCGAGGACATCGTGGCCCTCACCCGCGACGACGGCACAAAGGTGCGCCTCGGTGAGGTCGCAAGCATTCAGGACGGATTTGCCGAAAACTCCGACCTCATCACGCGCTTCAACGGCGAGCCGGCCGCCATCCTCAACGTCTTCCGCACGGGGCAGGAGCAGGTGCTCGACATCGAGGAGACGGTCAAAACGTACCTCGACGACGACCTGCAGGCGTCTCTTCCGGCCGGGGTTCAGGCCGCCATCTGGCAGAACCAGGCCGAGAGCCTCCGCAGCCGGCTCAACCTGCTGATCGAAAACGGCATCTTGGGGCTGTTCCTCGTCGTCCTCACGCTCACCCTCTTCCTCGCCCCCCGGCTGGCCTTCTGGACCTCGGTCGGCATCTTCTTGTCGTTTACGGGCACGTTCATCCTCATGCAGTACCTGGACGTGTCGATCAACCTCCTGTCCCTCTTCGGCTTCATTCTCTCCATCGGCATCGTGGTCGACGACGCCATCGTGGTGGGCGAGAACGTGTACGCCGAGCAGGAGGGCACAGGCGATCCTTTGGAGGCCTCAATTCGCGGGACGCAGCGCGTCGGCATCCCGGTCATCTTCGCCGTCTTGACGACCGTCGCCGCCTTCTCTCCCCTCCTCTTCATCGGCGGCACGATCGGCAAATTTCTCGGGGACATCCCCACGATCGTCATCATCGTCCTGCTGCTGTCGCTCGTGGAGGTGCTGTTGATCCTCCCCTACCACCTGTCGGAACGTCCGGACCAGGAACCGGGCACCCCCACCCTCCCGATCCGCACGCTCAACCGGGTGCGGCGGTGGGTGGCCGCCCAGCTCTGGGCCTTCGTGCGCGGCCCGCTCACGACGGCCCTCCGGTTCGCCACCCGGCACTACGGCGTGACCCTCGTGGCGGGCGTGTCGCTACTGTTCATCTCCTTCAGTTTCGCCAGCAACGGGTACATCGGGTTCTCCTTCTTCCCCAGCGTGCAGGGGAAGCTGGTGACGGCCCAGCTGGAGATGCCGGTGGGCACCACGCCGGAGGCCACCGAGCGCATGACGGCCCGCCTGCAAGAGACGGGGTACGAGGCCATCGAGGCCCTCGAAGCGAAGGCCGGACAGGACCTCGTCGAAAACGTGTACGTGGCCGTCGGCCGTCAGCCCCAGGCCAACAGCGACCCCGGCGCGGGCGGCTTTACCGCCACGCAGGCCAACGTGGCCGAGGTGAGCTTCGAGATGATCGACCCGGAGGAGCGGGACATCACGTCCGCGCAGTTTGAGGAGCGATGGCGCGCGGAGACCGGACGGGTGCCCAGCGCGCGCTCGCTCTCGTTCACCGCCAACGTCGTGTCGGTGGGCAAGCCCGTCTCGGTGGAGCTGTCGGCCCCCACGCCCGACAAGCTCGACCGGACGGTGGCCGCCGTGCAGGACTCCCTGGCCCGCTTCGGGGGCGTGTTCGACATCAAGTCCGACCAGGAACAGGGCAAGCGGGAGCTGGAACTGTCGATGAAGCCGGGCGCCCGGACGCTCGGCCTCTCGCTCAACGACCTCGCCGGCCAGGTCCGCGCCGCCTTCTTCGGGCTGGAGTCCTACCGGCTCCAGCGCGGACAGAACGAGGTGCGCGTCTACACCCGGCTGCCCGACGACCAACGCAACTCCATCGAGGACCTGAGCGACTACCGCATCCGGACGGCCGCTGGGGCGCAGGTGCCCCTGGAGGAGGTCGCGGACGTGTCGTTCGGGTACAGCCCCTCGCAGATCAACCGGCAGGACGGCCGCCGGGTCGTCACGGTGACGGCCGACGTGGACCCGGGCGTCACGACCGGCAACGCGGTCAAAGCGAGCCTCCAGTCCAGCGTGCTCCCCAACATTCAGCGCGCGATTCCGGGGGCCACCTTTACCTTCGGCGGGCAGCAGCGGCAGCAGCGCAAGGCGCAGAGCGCCCTCGTGATCGGCTTTCTGCTCGCACTGTTTGCCATCTACGCCCTGCTGGCCATTCCCTTCCGATCGTACCTCCAGCCCCTGGTCATCATGAGCACCATTCCGTTCGGCTGGATCGGGGCCCTGCTGGGCCACCTGATGCTCGACATCCAGCTCGGCCTGCTCAGCATCTACGGCATCGTGGGCCTCAGCGGCGTCATCGTAAACGACGCGCTCGTGATGCTCGACTTTGCCAACGAGGAGCGCGCCGAGGGCCGCGACTGGCCCGACGCGCTCGTCCGGGCCGGGCAGATGCGCTTCCGCCCCATCCTGCTCACGTCCCTGACGACGTTCCTGGGCCTCTTCCCCATCATCGTGGAGCAGAGCGTGCAGGCCCAGTTCCTCATCCCGATGGCTGTGAGCCTCGGGGTCGGCATCGTCTTCGGCACCGCCGTCCTCATGATGATCGTCCCCTCGATCGCCATGTTTCAGGACCGTGCCGTCGGGTGGGTGCAGACCCGCCTCCTCGGCTACGACGAGCCGGTAAAGCACTTCGGGCCGTACGAGGAACGGCACGCAGGGGACCCGTCCGCCTGA